CACTATTCGCATTCAAGATGAACTATCCGACCATGGATTTGAGAACGCTCCCGTTACTTTCCACCTTACTTCAATCTATAACCACTCCATCTTCGAGGCCTTCAGCAAGGTCATCCAAAAGCTTATCCCTCGGCTCGGAACACTGGAGTCAATGCTGACAAACCTCTGCCGAACATGCCGCTTCGAAAAGGCCTACCTCTTCGACGTGCTGTCCAAGATTTACATTGCTACTGATTCCGCGACGGCAGACATGGCCAGCTACGAGATCTGCAGCGACTACATAGACGTCATTATCGACATCACCGAAATTTACGGCACGTGGCAGCGAAGTGACGATGGCCGCAAACGTCTCGAGGGCGAGCCGTGGAATGCAAAGTTGGAGGACCAGGTGGGCTGCTCGACGGCAGAGAGCTGCCTTGTCTTGCACGATAGCCACAAGCCCATCATGCTGCGCGAAGTCGATCGGTATCTCGCGCTGGTGGCGATTATGACGGATGATTCGTATGATCGGATGCCGTTGGTGAATATGAATGTCGAGGCGGTAGTCGAAGGGCTGACGGAGTTTTTTGACATCACAAAACCAAAGATTAATGTTGCGGGCTAGATGGAGACTGTGACAGGTGTTTTGTGTATTACAGGGATAGGCGTTTGTTGGCAAataattttttctctcttctcttctcttttggaAGCAGAGAACTGTTTATAGCTGTATGGTAGATGATTTTTAACCGAATATTGTGgttaattagttttattcattttttaaaaattgcATTCCTTCTACTATAAATctgtatctctctctctctctc
The Trichoderma asperellum chromosome 7, complete sequence DNA segment above includes these coding regions:
- a CDS encoding uncharacterized protein (BUSCO:EOG092D2RFS), which encodes MESNQEPIKKGTLRPADPAGGAFEKGKPRLLLMGQRRSGKSSISSVVFHKLAPNETLFLESTARIQKDTMSSFMDFQIWDFPGQIDVYDNPSFDMDAIFGGLGALIWVIDAQDDYLEAVARLNVTILALQRSYPNINIEVFIHKVDGLSDDYKLDIQRDITIRIQDELSDHGFENAPVTFHLTSIYNHSIFEAFSKVIQKLIPRLGTLESMLTNLCRTCRFEKAYLFDVLSKIYIATDSATADMASYEICSDYIDVIIDITEIYGTWQRSDDGRKRLEGEPWNAKLEDQVGCSTAESCLVLHDSHKPIMLREVDRYLALVAIMTDDSYDRMPLVNMNVEAVVEGLTEFFDITKPKINVAG